One window from the genome of Immundisolibacter sp. encodes:
- a CDS encoding RHS repeat domain-containing protein, with amino-acid sequence MSYSFDLNNNLTGLTDARGVTRSYRYDALDRLTGIAYPDGTQNVSLSYDTCAHGSGRLCAITDHSGSTGYAYDAYGNLTAKTDTREGIAYTQTYQYNASHQRVAMTLPSGRTVSYRRDAVQRISGIDSTLGGVAHSLLDVQYSAAGQVTGRSYGNGVTETRQYDLQGRLTQLTVGSVDQTLMAYDASGNLLTRANTSIASAYGYDALDRLTQQVHGASQTDYRYDGNGNRLGQVSDAGAQTYAYSPTSNRLSAIDSQPLSHDAAGNLTQDAQGRTYHYDQAGRLSAVEQGATTLASYRYGADGLRSHKVVGGAVTVYLYDLRGNLIGEAAGDGSPLRDYLWHDDVPVAQIDQQAGEILTYLHADHLQTARLATDQSQAIVWRWEGSAFGDTPAEELSTVTVNLRFPGQYFDSETGLHYNWNRYYDPATGRYITSDPIGLGGGTNTYAYANGNPLFWVDPWGLYPNCFRGIPRVSTSTKTIFDEQILLQFRILHPQNYRPSAGGNFPPGGGKLPIGPEVGVDWWLWEHTLKRISEFKITKTITVTTIWCEEERNCEKFRWDNDDIKEQERKELVDELLRWFNRKLYKAGTNSWPLP; translated from the coding sequence GTGAGCTACAGCTTCGACCTGAACAACAACCTGACCGGCCTGACCGACGCGCGCGGTGTCACGCGCAGCTACCGCTACGACGCCCTGGACCGCCTGACCGGCATCGCCTACCCGGACGGGACCCAGAACGTCAGCTTGAGCTACGATACCTGCGCCCACGGCAGCGGCCGGCTGTGCGCCATCACCGATCACAGTGGCAGCACCGGCTACGCCTACGACGCCTACGGCAACCTGACCGCCAAGACCGACACCCGGGAGGGCATCGCCTACACCCAGACCTACCAGTACAACGCCAGCCACCAGAGGGTGGCCATGACCCTACCCAGCGGGCGCACCGTCAGCTACCGCCGCGACGCCGTGCAGCGGATCAGCGGCATCGACAGCACGCTTGGCGGCGTCGCCCACAGCCTACTGGACGTGCAGTACAGCGCCGCCGGCCAGGTCACCGGGCGCAGCTACGGCAACGGCGTGACCGAAACCCGCCAGTACGACCTGCAAGGGCGCCTGACCCAGCTGACCGTGGGCAGCGTCGACCAGACCCTGATGGCGTATGACGCCAGCGGCAACCTGCTGACCCGCGCCAACACCAGCATCGCCAGCGCCTACGGCTACGACGCCCTGGACCGGCTGACCCAGCAAGTCCACGGCGCCAGCCAGACCGACTACCGCTACGACGGCAACGGCAACCGCCTGGGGCAGGTCAGCGACGCCGGCGCGCAGACCTACGCCTACAGCCCGACCAGCAACCGCCTGAGCGCCATCGACAGCCAGCCGCTGAGCCACGACGCCGCCGGCAACCTGACCCAGGACGCCCAGGGCCGGACCTACCACTACGACCAGGCCGGGCGTTTGAGCGCCGTCGAGCAGGGCGCCACCACCCTGGCCAGCTACCGTTACGGCGCCGACGGCCTGCGCAGCCACAAGGTGGTGGGTGGCGCGGTCACCGTGTACCTGTACGACCTGCGCGGCAACCTGATTGGCGAGGCGGCCGGCGACGGCAGCCCGCTGCGGGACTACCTGTGGCACGATGACGTCCCAGTGGCACAGATCGACCAGCAGGCCGGCGAGATCCTCACCTACCTGCACGCCGATCACCTGCAAACCGCCCGCCTGGCGACCGATCAAAGCCAGGCCATCGTCTGGCGCTGGGAGGGCAGTGCCTTTGGCGACACGCCAGCGGAAGAACTGTCCACCGTCACCGTGAACCTGCGCTTCCCGGGGCAGTACTTCGACAGTGAGACCGGGCTGCACTACAACTGGAACCGGTATTATGATCCGGCCACGGGGCGGTATATTACGAGTGATCCGATAGGGTTAGGTGGTGGGACTAACACCTACGCCTACGCAAACGGGAACCCGCTGTTCTGGGTCGACCCCTGGGGACTGTACCCGAATTGCTTCAGAGGGATTCCGCGAGTTTCTACGTCGACTAAGACTATTTTCGACGAGCAAATACTCCTGCAGTTCCGCATTCTGCATCCGCAGAATTATCGTCCCTCGGCTGGCGGTAACTTTCCTCCTGGAGGCGGCAAGCTGCCGATTGGGCCAGAGGTCGGGGTGGACTGGTGGCTCTGGGAACACACCCTGAAACGTATCAGTGAGTTTAAGATTACAAAAACCATTACTGTTACAACCATCTGGTGCGAGGAAGAGCGCAACTGCGAAAAATTTCGCTGGGACAACGATGACATCAAAGAGCAGGAACGAAAGGAACTAGTTGACGAACTCCTGAGGTGGTTCAATCGGAAGCTGTATAAAGCTGGCACTAATAGTTGGCCACTACCGTAG
- a CDS encoding DUF2281 domain-containing protein, giving the protein MSIQTEPMQDLVEKIQSLPAERIAEVEDFVDFLKQRARAKQHAKREPLDFPVISVGKWPEDLSLRREDMYGDDGR; this is encoded by the coding sequence ATGAGCATTCAGACAGAACCTATGCAGGACCTGGTGGAGAAGATTCAATCACTACCGGCTGAACGCATCGCCGAGGTCGAGGATTTTGTGGATTTCTTGAAACAGAGAGCACGGGCAAAACAGCACGCTAAGCGCGAGCCACTGGATTTTCCGGTGATCAGCGTCGGCAAGTGGCCCGAGGATTTGAGTCTACGCCGCGAGGATATGTATGGCGACGATGGACGATAA